A DNA window from Staphylococcus warneri contains the following coding sequences:
- the hemB gene encoding porphobilinogen synthase — protein MKFDRHRRLRSSQTMRDMVRETHVRKEDLIYPIFVVEKDDIKTEIKSLPGVYQISLNLLHEEIKEAYDLGIRAIMFFGVPNDKDDVGSGAYDHNGVVQEATRIAKKMYSDLLIVADTCLCEYTDHGHCGVIDDHTHDVDNDKSLPLLVKTAISQVEAGADIIAPSNMMDGFVAEIRQGLDDAGYQNVPIMSYGIKYASSFFGPFRDAADSAPSFGDRKTYQMDPANRLEALRELESDLKEGCDMMIVKPALSYLDIVRDVKNHTNVPVVAYNVSGEYSMTKAAALNGWIDEEKIVMEQMVSMKRAGADMIITYFAKDICQYLDK, from the coding sequence ATGAAATTTGATAGACATAGAAGACTACGTTCTTCTCAAACAATGAGAGATATGGTTCGCGAAACACATGTAAGAAAAGAAGATTTAATTTACCCAATTTTTGTAGTTGAAAAAGATGATATTAAAACTGAAATTAAGTCATTACCAGGTGTATATCAAATCAGTTTAAATTTATTACACGAAGAAATAAAAGAAGCGTATGACCTAGGTATTAGAGCAATTATGTTCTTTGGTGTGCCAAACGATAAAGATGATGTTGGTTCTGGTGCATATGATCATAATGGCGTTGTACAAGAAGCAACACGTATTGCTAAAAAAATGTATAGTGACTTATTAATTGTTGCTGATACATGTCTATGTGAATATACAGATCACGGGCATTGCGGTGTCATTGACGATCACACACATGATGTAGACAATGATAAATCATTACCATTACTTGTTAAAACTGCAATTTCTCAAGTTGAGGCGGGTGCAGATATTATTGCACCAAGTAATATGATGGATGGATTTGTTGCTGAAATTAGACAAGGACTAGATGATGCTGGTTATCAAAATGTACCAATTATGAGTTATGGTATTAAATATGCATCAAGTTTCTTTGGACCATTCAGAGACGCTGCTGATTCAGCCCCTTCATTTGGCGACCGTAAAACATATCAAATGGATCCTGCTAATCGTTTAGAGGCATTGAGAGAACTTGAAAGTGACTTAAAAGAGGGATGTGACATGATGATTGTTAAACCTGCTTTAAGTTATTTAGATATAGTTAGAGATGTTAAAAATCATACTAATGTGCCTGTTGTTGCATACAATGTAAGTGGCGAATATAGTATGACTAAAGCCGCTGCCTTAAATGGATGGATCGATGAAGAAAAGATTGTTATGGAACAAATGGTTTCAATGAAACGTGCTGGAGCAGATATGATTATTACTTATTTTGCTAAAGATATTTGTCAATATCTAGATAAATAA
- the yihA gene encoding ribosome biogenesis GTP-binding protein YihA/YsxC, which yields MKINPNNIDLIISAVQEAQYPETDVPEVALSGRSNVGKSSFINSMIGRKNMARTSQQPGKTQTLNFFNIDDQLVFVDVPGYGYAKVSKVQREKFGKMIEEYLTTRQKLQLVIQLVDLRHNPTEDDVLMYNYLKHFDIPTLIICTKEDKIPKGKVQKHLNNIKNKLDLEEGDTIVSYSSIKNNKQQQIWDLIESYL from the coding sequence ATGAAAATTAATCCTAATAATATAGATTTAATTATAAGTGCTGTACAAGAAGCACAATATCCAGAAACAGATGTACCTGAAGTAGCATTAAGTGGTCGTTCAAATGTTGGTAAATCATCATTTATCAATAGTATGATTGGGCGAAAAAACATGGCTCGTACTTCACAACAACCGGGTAAAACACAGACGTTGAATTTCTTTAATATTGATGACCAATTAGTATTTGTAGATGTACCAGGTTATGGTTATGCTAAAGTAAGTAAAGTTCAACGAGAAAAGTTTGGAAAAATGATCGAAGAGTATTTAACAACACGTCAAAAATTACAATTGGTCATTCAACTCGTTGATTTGAGACATAATCCAACTGAAGATGATGTACTTATGTATAATTATTTAAAACATTTTGATATTCCAACTTTAATCATTTGTACCAAAGAAGATAAAATACCAAAAGGGAAAGTACAAAAGCATTTAAATAATATCAAAAACAAATTAGATTTAGAAGAAGGAGATACTATAGTTAGCTATTCTTCTATAAAAAATAATAAACAACAACAAATATGGGATTTGATAGAGTCTTATTTATAA
- the hemC gene encoding hydroxymethylbilane synthase, with protein sequence MRKLVVGSRRSKLALTQSQQFIDKLKQVRPELDIEIKEIVTKGDRIVDKQLSKVGGKGLFVKEIQNELFEKQIDMAIHSLKDVPSVIPEGLTLGCIPDREVPFDAYISKNHTPLRELPEGSIIGTSSLRRGAQILSKYPHLEIKWIRGNIDTRLQKLETEDYDAIILAAAGLRRMGWSDDIVTTYLDKDVLLPAIGQGALGIECRSDDKELLDLLQEVHNKDVEKCVTAERTFLAEMDGSCQVPIGGYATINSQQQIEFTGLIMTPDGTERYEHTAIGESPTELGKEVSRVLKEQGAYEIIRKLNEEQ encoded by the coding sequence ATGCGCAAGTTAGTAGTTGGATCAAGAAGAAGTAAACTAGCTTTAACTCAGAGCCAACAATTTATTGATAAATTGAAACAGGTACGTCCAGAATTGGATATTGAGATTAAAGAAATAGTTACGAAAGGCGATCGAATAGTAGATAAGCAATTATCTAAAGTCGGCGGAAAAGGTTTATTTGTTAAAGAAATTCAAAACGAATTGTTTGAAAAACAAATTGATATGGCTATTCATTCTTTAAAAGATGTACCTAGTGTGATACCTGAAGGACTAACATTGGGTTGTATTCCTGATAGAGAGGTTCCTTTTGATGCTTATATTTCCAAAAATCATACACCTTTAAGAGAATTACCTGAAGGCAGTATTATTGGAACAAGCTCTTTAAGAAGAGGGGCTCAAATTTTATCTAAGTATCCTCATTTAGAAATCAAATGGATACGAGGTAATATTGATACGAGATTACAAAAGCTTGAAACAGAAGACTATGATGCCATTATTTTAGCAGCAGCTGGTTTAAGACGAATGGGTTGGTCTGACGATATTGTAACAACCTATTTAGATAAAGATGTTTTACTTCCAGCTATTGGTCAAGGTGCACTTGGCATTGAGTGCAGAAGTGATGATAAAGAATTATTAGACCTATTGCAAGAAGTTCATAATAAAGATGTTGAAAAATGCGTTACTGCAGAAAGAACATTTTTAGCCGAAATGGATGGAAGTTGCCAAGTACCAATTGGTGGATATGCAACTATTAATAGCCAACAACAAATTGAATTTACTGGGCTAATTATGACACCTGACGGTACAGAACGATATGAACATACAGCTATTGGCGAATCTCCAACAGAATTAGGTAAAGAAGTGAGTCGTGTTCTAAAAGAACAAGGCGCTTATGAAATTATTAGAAAATTAAATGAAGAACAATAA
- a CDS encoding uroporphyrinogen-III synthase produces the protein MKPVVVMTQTSEIQSDLVTIIHKPFIDIKPLEFDLRLLKDNYDWLIFSSKNAVKYFLPYLYLVNYKKIAVVGVKTAQYCRELKIPVDLIPQDYSQEGLISEFQKYNQNILIPSSKQARPLLKETLARNNDVVKIDLYEPVPHYQHINEVKSLIFNQEIDALTFSSSSSVRYYFNEDPIPKFDHYFAIGKQTANTIHSYNQPVIVADKQTLEALIDKVVESRD, from the coding sequence ATGAAACCAGTTGTAGTTATGACACAAACAAGTGAAATTCAAAGTGATTTGGTTACAATTATTCACAAACCATTTATAGATATAAAACCACTTGAATTTGATTTGCGTTTGTTAAAAGATAACTATGACTGGCTTATTTTTTCGTCTAAAAATGCAGTTAAATATTTTTTGCCTTATCTATATTTGGTAAATTACAAAAAAATCGCAGTTGTTGGTGTAAAAACTGCTCAATATTGTCGTGAATTAAAAATCCCTGTAGATTTAATTCCACAGGATTACTCACAAGAAGGATTAATTAGTGAATTTCAAAAATATAATCAAAATATCCTCATACCTTCTAGTAAACAAGCACGTCCATTATTAAAAGAAACATTAGCTCGAAATAATGATGTTGTTAAAATTGATTTGTACGAGCCAGTACCACATTATCAACATATAAATGAAGTTAAATCATTAATTTTTAATCAAGAAATTGATGCTTTAACATTTTCAAGTTCATCTTCAGTACGTTATTATTTTAATGAAGACCCAATACCTAAGTTTGATCACTATTTTGCAATTGGCAAGCAAACGGCAAATACGATACATTCATATAATCAACCAGTCATTGTTGCAGATAAACAAACTTTAGAGGCATTGATAGATAAAGTAGTAGAAAGTAGGGACTAA
- a CDS encoding DNA-3-methyladenine glycosylase I → MNPCAFGTKDPIYIEYHDQVWGQPMYDSKDLFKLLALESQHAGLSWLTILKKKSAYEEAFYQFDPKKVAAMTDQDVDNLMTFPNIVHHRKKLEAIIAQAKGYLEIEKDYGSFSTFLWSYVNGKPIDMGYVKPEDRITVDDRAKALSKDLKKYGFKFLGPVTVFSFLEAAGLYDSHLQDCPQKPKHD, encoded by the coding sequence ATGAACCCTTGTGCCTTCGGTACCAAAGATCCAATTTATATAGAATATCATGATCAAGTTTGGGGTCAACCTATGTATGATAGTAAAGATTTATTTAAACTATTGGCATTAGAATCTCAACATGCTGGTCTATCTTGGCTTACGATACTAAAGAAGAAATCCGCTTATGAAGAGGCATTTTATCAATTCGATCCTAAAAAGGTAGCGGCAATGACCGATCAAGATGTCGACAACTTAATGACATTTCCCAATATTGTTCATCATAGAAAGAAATTAGAAGCTATTATTGCACAAGCGAAAGGTTATTTAGAAATTGAGAAGGATTACGGTAGCTTTAGTACGTTTTTATGGTCTTATGTGAATGGTAAACCCATCGACATGGGATATGTAAAGCCTGAAGATCGTATTACGGTTGATGATCGTGCTAAAGCATTGTCCAAAGATTTAAAAAAGTATGGTTTTAAATTCCTAGGTCCAGTAACAGTATTTTCATTTTTAGAGGCAGCTGGATTATATGATTCACATTTGCAAGATTGTCCTCAAAAACCTAAACATGATTAA
- a CDS encoding inner membrane protein YpjD: MQENLFIRFHEIILIIYLISIVCYFLDFVRKSHQIRVLGIYTLGIVWVLQTISLSVFIIQTKHAPLGSLFDVFFSLTWIIISLSLILNVIKTLNFSVFFLNLIGFVLMAMNTFQPDRYHSQVQQVAVINELLLVHIGLAILSYAFFALAFVNCLLYIIQYRNLKEKNFDQKYFRIGSVATLEAIVFFTTLAGWIILIFSIILGAQWGVFSVGQRIFIDPKVIFSTVITLLYGIYLIFRVKKIINQKNLIYFNIILFCLCMFNLFFTTHFS; this comes from the coding sequence ATGCAAGAAAACCTGTTTATTCGATTTCATGAAATAATATTAATCATTTATCTAATTAGCATTGTTTGCTATTTTCTAGATTTTGTGCGTAAAAGTCATCAAATTAGAGTTTTGGGTATATATACATTGGGGATTGTTTGGGTTTTACAAACAATCTCTTTATCTGTTTTTATTATACAAACGAAACACGCACCATTAGGATCGCTATTTGATGTATTTTTCTCACTGACATGGATTATTATATCTTTATCACTCATTTTGAATGTGATAAAAACTTTGAATTTTTCTGTGTTCTTTTTAAATTTAATTGGTTTTGTATTAATGGCAATGAACACATTTCAACCTGACCGTTATCATAGCCAAGTACAACAAGTGGCAGTTATTAATGAATTGTTACTTGTCCATATTGGTTTAGCAATTTTGAGCTATGCATTCTTTGCTTTAGCATTCGTAAATTGTTTACTTTATATCATTCAATATCGTAATTTAAAAGAGAAGAATTTTGATCAGAAATATTTTAGAATAGGTAGCGTAGCTACTTTAGAAGCTATTGTTTTTTTTACCACTTTGGCAGGATGGATTATACTAATTTTTAGTATTATTCTAGGTGCACAATGGGGTGTATTTTCAGTAGGTCAGCGCATATTTATTGATCCTAAGGTTATTTTTTCTACCGTCATTACGTTATTGTATGGTATTTATTTAATATTTAGAGTGAAAAAGATTATCAATCAAAAGAACCTAATATATTTTAATATTATTTTATTCTGTTTATGTATGTTCAACCTATTTTTCACTACCCATTTTTCGTAA
- the hemA gene encoding glutamyl-tRNA reductase, with amino-acid sequence MHFIAISINHRTANVALREQVAFRDDALRLAHEDLYETKAILENVILSTCNRTEVYAVVDQIHTGRYYVQRFLARKFGFEVDDIKDMSEVKVGDEAVEHLLRVTSGLDSIVLGETQILGQMRDAFFLAQETGTTGTIFNHLFKQAITFAKRAHSETDIADNAVSVSYAAVELAKKVFGKLKYKQAVIIGAGEMSELSLLNLLGSGITNITIVNRTVGKAKVLAEKHQVKFDSLDALPVLLQQADIVISSTSSESYIITNDLVESIANQRKLDALLLVDIAVPRDIEPGIDAINNIFNYDVDDLKGLVDANLRERQLAAQTIADQIPSEIDTHNDWVNMLGVVPVIRALREKAMNIQSETMDSIDRKLPDLSERERKIISKHTKSIINQMLKDPIKQAKELSSDKKSNEKLELFQSIFDIEADNPYEQARQHKENKAKEISARRIFSFE; translated from the coding sequence ATGCATTTTATTGCAATAAGCATAAATCATCGAACTGCTAATGTAGCACTAAGAGAGCAAGTTGCTTTTAGAGATGATGCCTTACGATTAGCCCATGAAGATTTATATGAAACTAAAGCCATCTTAGAAAACGTCATCTTATCTACATGTAATCGTACCGAAGTATACGCCGTTGTTGATCAAATTCATACCGGACGTTATTACGTTCAAAGATTTTTAGCACGTAAATTTGGATTTGAAGTAGATGACATTAAAGACATGTCAGAAGTCAAAGTGGGGGACGAAGCTGTAGAACATCTATTGCGCGTCACTTCTGGTTTAGATTCCATTGTACTTGGAGAAACACAAATACTTGGGCAAATGCGCGACGCATTTTTCTTAGCTCAAGAAACGGGTACAACTGGTACTATCTTTAATCATTTATTTAAACAGGCAATTACTTTTGCTAAAAGAGCACATAGTGAAACAGATATTGCAGATAATGCAGTTAGTGTTTCATATGCTGCAGTTGAATTAGCTAAAAAGGTATTCGGAAAACTAAAATATAAACAAGCTGTCATTATTGGTGCAGGGGAAATGAGTGAATTATCACTCTTAAATCTGTTAGGGTCAGGTATTACAAATATAACAATTGTTAATAGAACAGTAGGTAAAGCTAAAGTATTAGCTGAAAAACATCAAGTTAAATTTGATTCACTAGATGCATTACCAGTTTTATTACAACAAGCTGATATTGTAATTAGTTCTACAAGTTCAGAGTCGTATATTATTACTAATGATTTAGTTGAATCTATAGCTAATCAACGAAAATTAGACGCTTTATTATTAGTTGATATTGCAGTTCCAAGAGATATTGAGCCTGGTATTGATGCAATCAACAATATATTTAATTACGATGTTGATGACTTGAAAGGTTTGGTTGATGCGAATTTAAGAGAGCGTCAATTAGCAGCACAAACAATTGCTGATCAAATACCTAGTGAAATAGATACTCATAATGATTGGGTAAATATGTTAGGTGTTGTACCAGTCATTAGAGCTTTACGTGAAAAAGCAATGAATATTCAATCTGAAACAATGGATAGTATTGATAGAAAATTACCAGATTTATCAGAGAGAGAAAGAAAGATTATTTCTAAACATACTAAAAGTATAATCAATCAAATGTTAAAAGACCCTATTAAGCAGGCTAAAGAATTAAGTAGTGATAAGAAAAGTAACGAAAAATTAGAGCTCTTTCAAAGCATTTTTGACATAGAAGCTGATAACCCTTATGAACAAGCGAGACAACACAAAGAAAATAAAGCTAAGGAAATTTCAGCACGTCGAATTTTTAGTTTTGAATAA
- a CDS encoding AbrB family transcriptional regulator, protein MKIINRNNLIILALSIIISLLLKISHILLPFMFGPIIAAILCIKVLKLDIKWPFWISQIGLICLGVQIGTTFTRTVIKDIQASWLTIILVSVLLLVLALLIALLFKKIADVNTETAILSVIPGALSQMLVMAEEDKNANILVVSLTQTSRIIFVVILVPLISYFFQNNQSSGETIVKAKPLTDVLNIWQFIFIVLAIVVVYWIMAKINFPTKQLLAPIVVLIIWNITTDVTFALDNWLLATAQVVYMIRIGLQIARLLSDLKGRIAVAIAFQNIMLILSAFIMVCILHFFTHDSINELFLGAAPGGMSQIVLVAIETGADVAMISSYHIFRIFFILFLIAPLINYFLKYRSKRS, encoded by the coding sequence ATGAAGATAATAAATAGAAATAACCTAATTATATTAGCATTATCCATTATCATAAGTTTGCTATTAAAGATATCACATATATTATTACCTTTTATGTTTGGCCCCATTATAGCAGCTATTTTATGTATAAAAGTACTTAAATTAGATATTAAATGGCCGTTTTGGATTAGCCAAATTGGTCTGATTTGTTTAGGTGTTCAAATAGGAACTACATTTACTAGAACTGTTATAAAAGATATTCAAGCAAGTTGGTTAACAATTATTCTCGTTTCAGTTCTTTTGCTCGTGTTAGCACTTTTAATCGCATTATTATTTAAGAAAATAGCAGACGTAAATACCGAAACAGCCATTCTAAGTGTAATACCTGGTGCTTTAAGCCAAATGTTAGTTATGGCAGAGGAAGATAAAAATGCTAATATTTTAGTTGTGAGTTTAACACAAACATCTAGAATTATATTCGTTGTGATTTTAGTGCCATTAATTTCATATTTTTTCCAAAATAATCAAAGTAGTGGAGAAACTATAGTTAAAGCAAAACCTTTAACTGATGTTTTAAATATTTGGCAATTTATATTTATTGTATTGGCAATCGTTGTAGTTTATTGGATAATGGCTAAGATAAATTTTCCAACCAAACAATTATTGGCACCAATTGTGGTTCTAATCATCTGGAATATTACGACTGATGTGACATTTGCATTAGATAATTGGTTACTAGCAACAGCACAAGTGGTGTATATGATTCGAATAGGCCTACAAATAGCTCGTTTGCTTTCAGACTTGAAAGGTAGAATAGCCGTAGCGATTGCGTTTCAAAATATTATGCTTATATTAAGTGCTTTCATAATGGTTTGTATCTTACATTTCTTTACACATGATTCAATCAATGAGTTGTTTTTAGGTGCAGCGCCAGGAGGCATGAGCCAAATTGTATTAGTTGCAATTGAAACAGGAGCAGATGTGGCTATGATATCTAGTTATCATATATTTAGAATCTTCTTTATATTATTTTTAATCGCTCCATTAATTAATTATTTCTTGAAATATAGATCAAAGCGATCGTAA
- the hemL gene encoding glutamate-1-semialdehyde 2,1-aminomutase, whose amino-acid sequence MGYEKSIKAMEIAEDLMPGGVNSPVRAFKSVDTPAIFMDHAEGSKIYDIDGNEYIDYVLSWGPLILGHKNKQVIENLHKAVDNGTSFGASTLQENKLAQLVIDRVPSIEKVRMVSSGTEATLDTLRLARGYTGRNKIVKFEGCYHGHSDSLLIKAGSGVATLGLPDSPGVPEGIAKNTITVPYNDLDSLRLAFEKYGDDIAGVIVEPVAGNMGVVPPVEGFLQGLRDITNEYGSLLIFDEVMTGFRVGYNCAQGYFGVTPDLTCLGKVIGGGLPVGAFGGKKEIMDHIAPVGNIYQAGTLSGNPLAMTSGYETLSQLTPESYDYFNELGDLLEKGLKEVFAKHQVPITVNRAGSMIGYFLNEGPVTNFEQANKSDLKLFSEMYREMAKEGVFLPPSQFEGTFLSTAHTKEDIEKTIQAFDNSLSRIVK is encoded by the coding sequence ATGGGATATGAAAAATCAATAAAAGCAATGGAAATTGCTGAAGATTTAATGCCTGGCGGTGTAAATAGTCCAGTGCGTGCTTTTAAATCTGTGGATACACCTGCAATTTTTATGGATCATGCAGAAGGTTCGAAAATATATGATATTGACGGTAATGAATACATTGATTATGTTTTAAGTTGGGGACCGCTTATTTTAGGTCATAAAAATAAACAAGTTATCGAAAATCTTCACAAAGCAGTAGATAACGGCACTAGTTTTGGTGCTTCTACACTACAAGAAAATAAACTAGCTCAATTGGTTATTGATAGAGTACCTTCTATTGAGAAAGTTAGGATGGTATCTTCAGGTACGGAAGCTACATTAGATACATTAAGATTAGCGCGCGGTTATACTGGACGCAATAAAATTGTTAAATTTGAAGGTTGTTATCACGGTCATAGTGACTCATTATTAATTAAGGCTGGATCTGGAGTAGCAACATTAGGTTTACCCGATTCACCAGGTGTACCAGAAGGTATTGCAAAAAATACCATTACTGTACCATATAATGATTTAGATTCATTACGTCTAGCATTTGAAAAATATGGGGATGATATTGCTGGAGTTATAGTTGAACCAGTTGCTGGTAATATGGGTGTAGTTCCTCCCGTAGAAGGCTTTTTACAAGGATTAAGAGATATTACTAATGAATATGGTTCATTGCTAATATTTGATGAAGTTATGACTGGTTTTAGAGTTGGTTATAACTGTGCGCAGGGCTATTTTGGAGTGACACCAGATTTAACTTGTTTAGGTAAAGTTATAGGTGGAGGTTTACCTGTCGGAGCGTTTGGTGGTAAAAAAGAGATCATGGATCACATCGCACCAGTAGGAAATATTTATCAAGCAGGTACTTTATCAGGTAATCCATTAGCAATGACAAGTGGTTATGAAACACTAAGTCAATTAACACCTGAATCATATGACTATTTTAATGAACTAGGAGATTTACTTGAAAAAGGGCTTAAAGAAGTCTTTGCTAAGCATCAGGTACCTATAACAGTAAATAGAGCTGGATCAATGATAGGTTATTTCTTAAATGAAGGTCCTGTGACTAATTTTGAACAAGCCAATAAAAGTGATTTGAAATTATTTAGTGAGATGTATAGAGAAATGGCAAAAGAAGGTGTATTCCTGCCACCATCTCAATTTGAAGGGACTTTCTTATCAACAGCACATACTAAAGAAGATATTGAAAAAACAATACAAGCATTTGATAATTCATTAAGTCGTATTGTAAAATAA